TGGAACAGGTCCTCGGCCAGGCGCGCGCTGCAGGCCCCAGCCCGGTAGCGCTGCAGCAGCGCGGGCTCGACGGCGCGCAGCACGTGCAGCCCCGAGAAGCGCAGGAAGAGCTCGTAGGCGTCCAGGCCCTCCAgcagctcctcctcctgctctggggCCGCCGCCAGCCGCCCGCGGGCCGCAACGTAGTCGGAATTGTAGAAGCAGGCCTCGCTGGCCGCCTGGCGATCGAAGCGGCCGGTGTCGCGGCCCAGCTCCGGGGGGCCCGGGCCCTGCTTGGGCGCCACGGCCGGGTGGAAGGCCTGGAAGTGCATGGGGAAGAAGGCCTGCCAGCCGGCGATGGCGTGCATGCGGCAGCGGTTCAGAAAGTCGGCCGTGAGCTGCGTGTCGGGCCCGGCCAGCAGGAAGAGCGTGTCGAGCGGGTGCTTCTTGGACAGCAGGTCGAGGAGGCGCAGCGGGGCGGGCGCGGCCGTCTGCACGCTCAGCCAGGGCACCCGGGCGCCGGGAAAGCGGCGCTCCAGCGCGGCCACCTGCGCCTTGACGGGCGCGAACACGTCGGCGTGGGCGGCCCGCTGGGCCTGGCGCGGCTCGTACAGCAGCAGCAGCGTCAGGGCTGCTGCCGAGTCGCCGGGCTCCAGGGCGGCGGCCGCGAAGGCCTCCAGGAAGCCGGTGGCCAGGTCGCGCTCGGTGGCAGCCAGCGGCAGCAGCACGGTCAGCCGCGAGGCCTCGGTCACGTAGGGCACCGGCAGGATCTCCACGCGGCTCAGCGGCCGCAGCAGCTGCACCCGGCGGGTCAGGGGCCTCCGGCCGCCCTGCGGGGTCAGCGCCTCCAGCCGTAGGTCCAGCGTGTACTCCAGGCCACGGGCTGGGTCGAAGCGCCGGTAGCCGTTGAGGAGCTGCTGCTTCTGGAGCCGCAGCGCGGGGCGGTAGCGGCGGTTGAGCTCCTCCAGGGCGGCCCCCAGCACGTCGGCCACATCGGCGCGGTCGGCCCCGCGCAGCGGGCAGCGGGGGGAGCCGTCGGTGCAGGAGAAGGCATGCTGCTCGGTGAAGTAGTCCCAGCGCAGCACCTCGAAGCGGGAGGTCGGGCGCGATGGCGCGGGGATGCCCACAGGCCAGGCGGCCGCCCGCTCCCCGTCAGCGGCCAGGCTGCTGCTGTTCTGGATCTCCCACTGCCAGAGGACACAGACGGTGAGCCAGACCAGGCTGGGCTGAGGTGGGCTCCCCGCCCTGGCCCACTTCTGCACCCCGGGGACTCTgcctcccacccaccctccccatgTGGCCCAAAGAGGTTCCTCTGCAAAGGTGGACACAGGTGTTACTTATTCCCTTGGGGCACCCGAGCCTGCTGGGAGCCCCACACCCCCACGCCGCTTACCTGCAGCTCCCGGATCTCCTGGTAGGTGCGCTCCAGCTCCGCCCGCGCGAAGGCCTTGTGCAGCTGGTACATGTGCACAGGGTCTCGCACGGGGTGTGCAGTCAGGGTGCTGCGGAAGCGAGGGTCCCCCTCCTGCACCGGCTCCCCGGGGCTCAGTTCCAGGTAACTGTAGTGCACCCCCTGGGGTGAGGAGGGGAAGGATGAGCCAGTCTCCCTGCAGCACCCCCAGCCCACTCTGCTGGCTGTGGACCCCTGCGGGTGTAGAGCTCTCAGACCCAAGGGCAGTTCCCCGGGGAAGTGAAAGCCTCGGCTCTGAGCCGCCCAGGGGATACAGCAGGAGCCAACGCCAAACGCCTCCTggattctttttccttctttgccaccagcgttatcactggtgcttgcacAGCTCCGCCATGtctagtggtctttttttttttaaatagagggtgagagatagagacagctagagagggaaagagacaaagaggagagatacctgcagcactgctccaccgtgtGGGACacgtgccccctgcaggtagcccCAGTGGCCAGGGCCCCTCACGTGCGGTAAGGTGCGTGCGCTGCCGGCCGTCTCCCAGCCCCGACTGCCTTATTTTCCCCAACCTTTACACCAGCCCTGAGCGGTGgctcttttttcagtttttaaaatattttaattacggggctgggtggtggtgtacctggtcaagtgcacacaacACAGTACACGaaaacctgtgtttgagcccctggtccccacctgcacagccaaggaggcttcaggagtggggacacagtactgctggtgtctctctctctctagctcaccCTTCTCtgtccacttctctgtctctagccatctatccaaaatgaacaaatatttttaaaattaccttacTTATTCACTGTTTGGGATAGAAGCagagactgagaaggaaggggagagaaaagagagaccgaGGCCTGTGGCActgacccccacccacccccgccggAGGcggagactggggactcgaacccaggtctttgtgcatgttaaCACTTAGGCTCTACCGGTTATATTACCGTCCGGCCCCGGGGCAGTGACTCTTAACTGTCAGAAGCTCAGGAGAGGCGGGAATTTCCCCCAAAGTCACAGGGATAGAAAACGACAGAAACTCAGGCCTGTCTCTCCGACAGCACCGTGCCTGGAGGGCGGGGAGCGCAGCCCCGACTGGCGGCCTCGCGGTACCCGGTGCAGCCCCCGTGCCTACCTCGCGGTACCCGGTGCAGCCCCCGTGCCTACCTCGCGGTACCCGGTGCAGCCCCCGTGCCTACCTCGTGGTACCCGGTGCAGCCCACGCCGGTGGCATCCAGGATGCAGCGCCCCAGCCACTCGTCGGGCCGGGCACTGATGATGTCATTGCGGCAGCTCTCCAGGTGGGGGCGCAGCCGCTGCAGCAACGTGCGCGACAGCAGCACCCCAAAGCCGCCGTGGCAGTAGCGGCCCGGCGTGGGATCTCCCCCAATGAAGTCCTGCGGGCGACCCAGGTAGAGGTGGGTGGCAGAGGCCAGGCTGAGGCGGCCGGCGAGGCGCGCCAGGCCGTGCGCCTCGGTGTAGGTGGCGTCGGGGACCAGGAAGAACCAGTCGAAGTCATCGCCGTGCTGCtccagcaggtggcgcaaggccAGGTGCAGGTGGCCGATGGGCCGCTCCTCACCCAGCGTCACCACGGTCATGCCAGGGGGTGCCCGGCGACCCCGGGACCCTGTTAGGAACACTACCCGCTCCAGGCGGTGGCCCAGCGTGCGGTTCACGGCCACGCCCAGCGTGGGCAGCGTGGCCTGCGAGGTCAGCACTGCCACCAGCAGCTTCTGCCTGATGCCCAATTCCGTGCTGATGTAGCGGGTCCTGGGAGGAGTGGCACAGGGTTGTCACAGGGGGGCACACATGGACCCCAGCAAGGCAAGTCCTGTTCTCTCTGAGTATCTTATTTATTCCTGCAGGGGTCTGCTACCTGCATGATCCTGCCTTTCCTGGCAGACTTTGCTTCACTACAATCTCAGAAAGCGCCAGAGCGGGTGTAttccaccaaaataaaggactcggGGAGGGGGGTGGTTCTGGTCCTGCAGCATGATGGGGGAGGagaacctggggggggggctagGGGATTGTGCAGAAAACTGACttgtactaactactgtatttactgtagaccattaaccccctcaataaaaagtaaataaaattttttaaaaagagtgtgaAAGAAAAGACAGCACAGCCCCACTGTGTGTGGAATGGCCCCTTGCTACAGTGCTTGATGCTTCCACGTGGcggtgggggtttgaactctggtcctcaagcatggcaaagcctgtgctctactgggtgagctatctcatgGCCTCTCTCCTCATTTCTGAACAGAACATCAATTCTCGCCCTGGGGGAATCATGGAGAAGCAAAATAATCAGATTCACCTACACAGAGCTTTTGAGGAGATGGCCATGGCCTTACAGGCACGAGACCTTCAGGGGCCCTGTGCTTGAGCAAGTTAGGTAACCTGAGTCTCAGCGGCCTCACCTGTACGGTGGGGCGGCTGAGATCTGTTTGAAGCACTTAGCCAAATACTTGGCATGGGGGTGGCTCTGCAGCCCCGTGGGGGCTTCTGTGTATAGAATCACGCCGTGGCAGTGCAGAAGGGCAGCTCCGTTATGTAATGGGACCGAGGGCCAGCGACGTGCCGTGTCTGGGGAGGGCCAGGCTGGGGCCCAGGCTTCCCGAAACTGACTTTCCGTAAGGCCGGAGCTCACTGTCACTTAGGCGACATTATCTCAGCCCATCTGCCAGGGGCATGACCGGGATGGGGATATcgccccgacccccccccccttcacttCCAGATgtctcaggcaggagcaaaggcTGCAGATGCGTCCCAGCTCTTCTCTCTTTCGCTCCCTTTTCTCCCTACACCGACTCTACTCACTTGGGCATTTTTCTAAACCCAGCAGCTCAACCAGGGAGC
This portion of the Erinaceus europaeus chromosome 7, mEriEur2.1, whole genome shotgun sequence genome encodes:
- the CHPF gene encoding chondroitin sulfate synthase 2; the protein is MRASLLLSVLRPAGPVAVGISLGFTLSLLSVTWVEEPCGPGPPLPGDAELQPRGNTNAARRPNSVQPGAERDGPGAGAENWEPRVLPYRPAQPGQAAKKAVRTRYISTELGIRQKLLVAVLTSQATLPTLGVAVNRTLGHRLERVVFLTGSRGRRAPPGMTVVTLGEERPIGHLHLALRHLLEQHGDDFDWFFLVPDATYTEAHGLARLAGRLSLASATHLYLGRPQDFIGGDPTPGRYCHGGFGVLLSRTLLQRLRPHLESCRNDIISARPDEWLGRCILDATGVGCTGYHEGVHYSYLELSPGEPVQEGDPRFRSTLTAHPVRDPVHMYQLHKAFARAELERTYQEIRELQWEIQNSSSLAADGERAAAWPVGIPAPSRPTSRFEVLRWDYFTEQHAFSCTDGSPRCPLRGADRADVADVLGAALEELNRRYRPALRLQKQQLLNGYRRFDPARGLEYTLDLRLEALTPQGGRRPLTRRVQLLRPLSRVEILPVPYVTEASRLTVLLPLAATERDLATGFLEAFAAAALEPGDSAAALTLLLLYEPRQAQRAAHADVFAPVKAQVAALERRFPGARVPWLSVQTAAPAPLRLLDLLSKKHPLDTLFLLAGPDTQLTADFLNRCRMHAIAGWQAFFPMHFQAFHPAVAPKQGPGPPELGRDTGRFDRQAASEACFYNSDYVAARGRLAAAPEQEEELLEGLDAYELFLRFSGLHVLRAVEPALLQRYRAGACSARLAEDLFHRCRQSALEGLGSRAQLAMQLFEQEQGNST